GCAGCAGCCAACTGCTCGGAGTGTTATCGGTAAAGGAATGGTTTTTTGTCAAAATGTTGCATTAGATTTAACTAGGTTAATGAtatcttctttccccttctttgtTCACCAGGTACCCCTGAATTTATGGCTCCAGAGCTCTATGAAGAGGAATATAATGAACTGATAGATGTATACTCTTTTGGAATGTGTATGTTAGAGATGGTTACTTTCGAGTATCCATATAATGAATGCAAAAATCCAGCACAGATCTATAAGAAAGTCATCTCTGTAAGTACCACATGCAACTGcttattttatcaaaatttataaaCAGGGAATTTacgtttttattttcattttggtcttGGTTTTAGTGaacttgtattatatattttggtGAATTTCATTCAGGGTGTTAAACCAGCTTCCTTGAGTAAGGTGGCCGATCCACAAATAAAGGAATTCATTGAGAAATGTCTGGTTCGAGCATCTGAGAGATTGTCTGCTAAGGAGCTTTTGGAGGATCCGTTTCTTAAAGTAGAGAATCCAAAAGAACCAAACCGACTTCCCCTGCTACGACCGAACCCAATTTCTAAAGCAGTAAGCCTACCTGTGTCAGGGCCTTCGTCCATGGACATAGATACCGACTATAAGCAACTTTCCTTAAGTACATGTACTGGAAGCAATAGCGAGAGTCATTATCCAGTTTTGGAGTTGCAGAGGATGCACAATAACAGCATATTCAGGTTGAAAGGTAAAAAGGATGATGATAACTCGGTTTCATTGACCTTCCGCATTGCTGATTCTTGTGGTAAGTGCTGCTTGTACATTTAAACATTGAGTTTATTTCTGATTTATGTATAATAAAACAGAAGTTACCTGCTATTTTGCAGGTCGAGTCAGGAACATAGATTTTAACTTTTACCTTGATAGCGATACTGCACACTCGGTTGCAGCTGAGATGATTGAACAATTAGAGTTAACAGACCATGATGTTGACTTCATAGCTGAGTTTATTGATTGCTTGATAACGAAGCTTCTACCTGGTTGGAAGCCCTCTTTTTATCTCTCGAGTGGAACTGCAAGTCCTTGTGCTGAGTTTTCAGCTTCTGCAAACTGCGAAACCTTAACGCCCTGCCCATGGGATTCGTTTCTAACTAGTGATTCAGCTCTGGGAGTAGCCACAGAAAGTGTATCTGCTCTAAGTACAAGCCTCAGAGAATGTGTCATACAAGCCCCAGATTGCTCCGATAATGAGTATCTCTCATTTTTGGAAGACCAAGAGTCACAAGCATCTGTCGTTTCAGAGATACTGGTTGAGGAGACTTCCACTAAGAATGCTAAACCGTCTGAGGATGCCGACTTGAATATAAATAGAACCTGTAAAGATTTAGGTGGATATATATCTGAAGACTTTCAGCTTCAGGATACTTATGATGATGAGTTCAACTCAAGTAGAAACGAAAGAAGTACTGAAGAGTGCATACCCATTAATGAATTCATGAAGGCTTCAGGACTCTCTTTCTCCAATTTAAGCAGAGAATCAACTTTTATGTGCTTGCCAAGTAGTTGCTCATCGCAATCTATAGCGAGCAAGGATCTAGATGTTGAACTAAAGCTGGAGCTTGATGCAGTCGAGGCACAATACCGACATTGGTTTCAAGAGCTTTCCAGGATGAGAGATGAAGAATTGGAGGCTACCAAAAAGAGATGGATGGCAAAGAAAAAGTTGGTTGTACAGTGATAAAGAATGAACAATTTTCTTCCTACTGTTCTGTAATTCATTGTTGTTTGACTTTGTCACTTCTTTCCCCTTTTTTAAGACTTATGATATTATCAATTTAGACATCTTGCATTGAGTGCTGCTCTCTTTTTTGGCAGTCGTTATCCTGCTTGATGTATTTATTTGTTCTCAGAACTCTGAAGCTGTTTTTCTCTAACCTTTCTTTGGAACCGGAATGTATATGTAGTTTTTGCAGACCTGCAGTCAGTACAGTCTAACATACTATCAGCAAAAGACTGTAATTCATCGGAATCAGCATTTCTTGCAAAGCGCCCAAGCCAGAAAAGTCGGTAAGCAACCAATCAATGGCATGCACTTGCAACATTTCAGGCTTTTTGATGCTGTGATTATTGATTACTTGCATTGAACTTCTACAGattcacatttttttttttagcaAATTCCTTTGACAGAATGCGAACTAACAAAGATTCAAGTGTACCATGAACAAAATTGGATCTGAAAGCAGTGTTAATCTATTGTTTATGGTATTCCCTTCTGTCTCTGAAGAACAAGAGTTTGTGTTTTCTTTTCCAAAAAGGATTACAACTTAGGAAACTGAAAATTTGAAACTCAAAAAGAGAGTTTTAAAGATGACAGGGCCTAAAAAGAAAGAGGGAAATAACATGTACTCAATCCTCACGCCACATCTTTTCGCATTTCAAGCACTGATAGAATGTCGTAGCCGGCTCATCAGCCGACCGGATCTGCACCTGTGAGAAAAGAGCCCTCCCATGGCTACAAGAAGGGCATGTTGCTGcaagaaaatagagagaaggtTTAAAACGAGAATGACAAGAAAATAAGACAACAATAAAATGACAAGAAAATAAGGCAACAATAACAAGAGAGATCGGTATGCTAAGTGTCAGATCTATACGACACTAAAAAATGACTTTCTCAAACAGTAAGAACGCATAAAGATGATTGTGGCTCAGCCTTTAAAATCTCAGCCCAACTCTCAACTGGCAATTTTTCCATAGATTTCTATCCCAACAAGAGTGGATAATTATATGACAGTAGAAAAAAAAGTTAGAGAACTACACGAGATCAATCCTGGACTGTAAGAATACAATTTCTATTAGAACTTTGGCCTGCAATCTAATTTATAACGATGCACTATCCTCATGAACTTTCACTCAGTGGTCTTTCTCTTGAAACAGAACTTTTTCATCATCTCTTGCCAAGCAACTACATATTTCAGTGGATTTTGACTCTTTTTTTCCACTCATCGTGTAGCATCTAACTACATTTAATTCTTGCTTaccaagaaaaaaaagggaaaaactaACATTTAATTCTCTCTTTAGCATTTTAAAGCATAAATTTGAAAAACAAACCACAGTTCATTGAGCACCACCGGTACCTCCATTAAACTATGTTGCTCAGGCTCTTCAGTGTTTTACTCAAGTACCCGTGTCCCACACACGGATATGGGGATATCCTCCAAACACAAAAAAGGGAGAAAATTCTAACTATCTCGAGTCCCAGCAACATGGCCATCAACTACTCGAGAATACCCCATGAGAAAGTGTAAGGACATATCATTGTAAGAATCATAACTACAACCACGTGTTCAGTAGATACTTATAATACATCAAGAATAGGCTTTTAACTTAAATTGAGCATAATCATGTATCCGATACTCACCCTTAGAATGAAACAAACACCAAAAATTACACAATTTATAACCACAAAAGACTCAAACGACAATGCACAATGGCAACAAGCACAAACAATACCGGGAAAACAAAAGGCTAAAATAATGTAATAATAGTATAGTTTTTGACTAAAATCGAGAACCAAATGACAATTATCTTCATTAAAATTCAATGAAGAATAAGAACCCACTTTCAggaataaaaatattaacttaccatCAGTCTCAGACCCGCCCATTTTCATATCTTCTTTGTTGAAAACGGGTTCTATTTCTTTTTTAACAAGATGCTGCCTTCTCTTTATTTTAACCTATTAGGAAAAAAAAAGCACCAGAAAAAAAATCAATCGACAATATAAAATTGACAAAATTCGGGAAAAAACTcacattaattcaaaatttaaaaagaaaaagaaaaaaaccttgTTTTCAAGGTGACAAACGTAAGGACAAGTCGGGCAAAAGAATCTCGAAGGCCGACCCATATGCGGCAACTCATACTGCAACATGTTCCCACAAGTTGGGCAAAACTCCATTCTTTTTTACGACGGTCTTTCGTCAAAAAACCCGAAAGctctgctttttttttttctttctaagaTCAATTGCTCAAGTTTATACATTGAGTTTTAAGAGTAGGTGAGGTAAAgattttattattaaatcaacCTTAAAAAACAATTGATGTGATAACTAGTATATATTCCTGTTACTATTAAGTAATTAACAAAGTTATTTAAGAAAAATAGAGTTGAGATACTTTAAATGGttaggtaataaaataaagataatatattattttccgacttgaaaaaaattcaaaacaacgaaaattttatttgaaggtaaatatatatatatatatatatcatatttgTAACAACATtccttaaaataatattagtgaATAGGAAAGTCAAATTTAAGGCCACTGAAAGCAACTCAAAATAGCCATCCACATAAACAGTTGACGTAGTAAAAAGCCCGCAAGGTTCTAAAATCTTGTAATTTTGGATGGTAGAAAATATCATGAGTAGAACAAAATGCAATAAACCAATTGGCTTTTAGCCCATTCCAATCTCTTGGTTTCTTAATATGCATTAAGAATTCCAATTGATTAGTTGATGACCACTCAAAAGAACATCTTTCTCAATGGCTCATTTAAACCGAAATTCGAAACTAAAATAAGAATAAAGGATAGAGATCTATGTAATTTATCTCTGTGACTAATTTCATAATATTTAATTCATAATACAATAAGTGAAATACATTTTATCACTTTTTTAAATATAGATGTCTCACATTTGTATCTAAATACTAAAACACTCAGATTCAAATTTTCGTTCTGAAAATTTGGGCAATAAACACTTAATGTTTACAACTCAGTTTACACTTTCTCATAAAATAGTTCCTCAATGATCAGATTCAAATGTTCTCAATCTCATACATAACCTAAACAAGCCTCTTAGCATATATCAATTACGGTTTGCTAACATAAAATCTAAGTGAATACAAAATAACTCCttgaaaataataattacaacataaacctTTAAAGCACAATCTTTTGAAGATATGATCTCTAAAAATCAACAGCATAATCTTGATCAAATCTTTACATAACAAGTGTTAAATTGATTTACTCAAATGAAATCCAATCTTCAATAGTCACAATTTGGTTTTCATAGATGAACCATTgcattttcaaaatatcaacaaATTCACTAGTCCACAAATTTTGCTTCATTAATTTGCCAATTCAAATATGACAAGCAACTTCACTGCCTTAGTGGCAGTTTACAATAGGCATTGCCGAGTGTCATTCAGCTCATTCAGCACTACTTGCTTCAACACAACTCGAGACTCAAAACTAGACTTGTCCATGGGTCGGGGCCACTCGGCCCAAATGCCCGCTTGAaaagtgggagggtttgggcaaaactATAGGTCCGAAAAATgtgtttggacaaaaaaataataagGTCCGTTGAAAAAACGAGTTGAGCCGCAGGTAAGCTTTTTTTGGCCTAGGCCCAACtcgaatttgcaaaaaaaaactattaatttttttttactgttttgccactgttttttgttgttttgctatcagtttactattatgttgctactattttattgttattgtgtGAATATTATATagctcttgttttattattatttttgctacTATTGTAGAGGTATTTGCTTGCTAAGTTGCACTCAATGATATTGaagtatatttttttaatttttttcgatttgttgggaaacatttattttaatatttttcatgtatttaatgtattatattttttaaatttatttttatataaagaaTTTTAATGCGGGAGGACAGCTCGGATTTTAGCTTTTTTATCTAGAtcgagtttggacaaaattttaagcccatttttcaGATCGAGCCGAAACTAGAAAATGTGCCTACATTTTTTTACTAGAAAACAAGCCTATATTTATGTAAAAAAACACTAGATCTgaaaaaaacaattaaataaacaaTGTCTTGAAAAACCATAAATCAAATAAGATAATCGAGTTTTACTAGATGTTGAGGCCTGTTTTCACAATTTCCTTAAGATAGATTCGGCCGCTCCTATGGTACTTAGAGAAACGTTGGTCGTTTGTTTCTCAGGATACAACAAAAAAATTATCACAACAGTAGTACCTCTACAGTGATCAACAAGCAAACCTAGCCTTTTTCTATCATCGAAACTTTTGAAAATTtggagaggaaaagaaaagaatttttgaGAGTGAAATAAATTTGTTATTTGTCTTTAAAGAATTCTGCGGTATTTTTTAGGCTTTTATAGGCATTCAAAATGGAGGAATTTTTTGAAATTTCCATGAATAAAGATACAAATTTGCATTAAAGGAGCCTTTAAAGAAAAGAATTTTTGAGAGTGAAATAAATTCGTTGTTTGTCTTTAAAGAATTCTGCAGTATTTTTTAGGCTTATAGGCATTCAAAATGGAGGAATTTTTTGAAATTTCCATGAATAAAGATACAAATTTGCATTAAAGGAGCATTTAaataaatttgaataaatttttcaatttgattgaaataaaatcaaatcGAGATATTTGTCCTTTTAAGATAGATTCtgtatgaaaaataaattcatatTGGGCTAAAATATCTATAAGCCTAAAAGGGCCTGTTCTGCACCCCTAACTCTAATAGATTTGGATTTGCACCCCCCATATGCATGAAGGAGAACattaatttaatcattcaatAATTACTTGATTCCAAATCAATGTGGAACTAATACTTTTTATTTTCCTCAACATAATTCACAAGTAGtttactttgagcatcaatttctcattcatcactcaaccattttgagcatatgatatccTATTGTAAAGGTCTTATGAGGTAGaacataaaatcataattttatgattcaaaaCTCCTCATTTACCAATTGAAATCATGGCTCAAAgattccaaaaatcatattttttttaacattttttactTGGTCGAATCTGACCCATGAAAAACTCtaatcaaaacatatcaatcatATTCTTCTCTGCCTCAGtttttatcatttttcctatttctattttatttttatagttgagtaatttaattttaatcaataaaGAAATTTATTAAACATATATTGCTAAAAGTTGAGTAAATCTTCCTAAAAGTAATtatcaaaaatattatttatgaaatgtgTGTAaagtacaaaataaaaaaatcaaaacgaATAATCAAATTTCAACTAAAAGGAAGAATGAAACTTAAGACTAACCTTAAAATTGGTAGTTATTAATGTAGCTTATTGCCTCCAGCAAACATCTAACAAAATTAATATCAATCTTAAAATCATAACACTACAAAAATGGGTGTGTTAAGAAATATGAATACTTAGAAAGCAATAGCAGTAGAAAAGATTATCTACCATTGTCTTTTATTTTGCTTATTACATGATGCACTTTAAGCAGTaaatttcaatgcaattcttcttcaccttgtgTTAGACAAAATACGTTaacaaacaaaaaattttaaatataaataaacacatataaaGTAAAGatagaataatttatatttaatttatcaaatatgaaaataatcaaaattaagttCAAATAAGAGTTTAAATTAGAAGGAATAATAAGGATTTTACGAAACGTTGAGGCCTATGAAACATAGTTTCCTTAAGATAGATTTGACTGCTCATACGGTACTTGAAGAAACGTTAGTATAATATCTCCCATGATACAACAACAACAGTTGCAATGACCCAAAATTTACGGACATTGAAAAAGTGTGTTGTCGGGTCTCTGTTTTCgtaaaatggattcgtaaatatttattgaaaatatttacgaagttagttgtgtaaTTGATTAAGTTTTGATTAGGAGAATTAGCTTAAATTAGAAGTAAttaggaaaaggactaaattgcaataagagtgaaagtttaattatagattaaagaaaaattaaaggaattAAAGAGGCAATTAAATCATTTTCTATAGTCGAGTTGATTTAATGTGAAAATATCAaagatttttataattaatataatataattacttaataaataagaatattatattatattatattatattatattatattatattatattatattatattatattatattatattatattatattatattatgagtaaactaaataaaacaaaacaaaagaatgaAAAGAAACAGAATATAGCAAGGGACGAAACCGagaagggagaaagaaagaaaagaaaaggaaaaataaggttttaaaggttccaACTTCCAATctaatttggtaagttaatttagttcattttcttatgattttagaGTTTTGGAATCTTAGAACAAACTACTACTtgatttatgttaaaattttagaagttaTTGTATTTTTAGACATAGTTCATGTTGATCAAATTGATAaattagggttaaattgataaaattttaagttagaattggttaaatgattaaattgtaaaataagttataagttttgtgtaatagggactaaattgagagaattttgaaattagaGTTTTATGAACAAAATTAGATAGTTAAGTTTAGTTATAAGtagaaattgagtgaaaataaagAGTGAATGGAGATGAAAAAGGAGAAAATTTTAGTTAGAGATTAAATTGGAATTTTTAGGCAAAAGTTAAATAGAAAATCAAAGTATTTGATGTGAATTGGTGttgttttgataattttaaatcattttaattttcgtagctaacatCGTGCCGGAAACATCAGCTAAGAAGGGGAAAGAGAAAGTTGACGAGGAATAACACGAGGATatacggtttgtattactataatttaaATCTATtcattattaattgttatattttaattaaaatgcatgaTAAGTAAAATGAGGTGAGTATTgatattaaattgaataaaattgaattg
Above is a genomic segment from Gossypium arboreum isolate Shixiya-1 chromosome 8, ASM2569848v2, whole genome shotgun sequence containing:
- the LOC108467799 gene encoding probable serine/threonine-protein kinase WNK10 isoform X1, which codes for MDSGLGLEMPANNGMHYASEVEPGFVERDPTGRYIRFDEVLGKGAFKTVYRGFDEVEGIEVAWNQVRIDDVLRTPEDLEKLYSEVHLLRSLKNENIIKLHNSWVDDKKKTVNMITELFTSGSLRIYRKKHKHVDTKAIKNWARQILRGLVYLHSHVPPIIHRDLKCDNIFINGNNGEIKIGDLGLAIVMQQPTARSVIGTPEFMAPELYEEEYNELIDVYSFGMCMLEMVTFEYPYNECKNPAQIYKKVISGVKPASLSKVADPQIKEFIEKCLVRASERLSAKELLEDPFLKVENPKEPNRLPLLRPNPISKAVSLPVSGPSSMDIDTDYKQLSLSTCTGSNSESHYPVLELQRMHNNSIFRLKGKKDDDNSVSLTFRIADSCGRVRNIDFNFYLDSDTAHSVAAEMIEQLELTDHDVDFIAEFIDCLITKLLPGWKPSFYLSSGTASPCAEFSASANCETLTPCPWDSFLTSDSALGVATESVSALSTSLRECVIQAPDCSDNEYLSFLEDQESQASVVSEILVEETSTKNAKPSEDADLNINRTCKDLGGYISEDFQLQDTYDDEFNSSRNERSTEECIPINEFMKASGLSFSNLSRESTFMCLPSSCSSQSIASKDLDVELKLELDAVEAQYRHWFQELSRMRDEELEATKKRWMAKKKLVVQ
- the LOC108469327 gene encoding DNA-directed RNA polymerase III subunit RPC10-like is translated as MEFCPTCGNMLQYELPHMGRPSRFFCPTCPYVCHLENKVKIKRRQHLVKKEIEPVFNKEDMKMGGSETDATCPSCSHGRALFSQVQIRSADEPATTFYQCLKCEKMWRED
- the LOC108467799 gene encoding probable serine/threonine-protein kinase WNK10 isoform X2; the encoded protein is MPANNGMHYASEVEPGFVERDPTGRYIRFDEVLGKGAFKTVYRGFDEVEGIEVAWNQVRIDDVLRTPEDLEKLYSEVHLLRSLKNENIIKLHNSWVDDKKKTVNMITELFTSGSLRIYRKKHKHVDTKAIKNWARQILRGLVYLHSHVPPIIHRDLKCDNIFINGNNGEIKIGDLGLAIVMQQPTARSVIGTPEFMAPELYEEEYNELIDVYSFGMCMLEMVTFEYPYNECKNPAQIYKKVISGVKPASLSKVADPQIKEFIEKCLVRASERLSAKELLEDPFLKVENPKEPNRLPLLRPNPISKAVSLPVSGPSSMDIDTDYKQLSLSTCTGSNSESHYPVLELQRMHNNSIFRLKGKKDDDNSVSLTFRIADSCGRVRNIDFNFYLDSDTAHSVAAEMIEQLELTDHDVDFIAEFIDCLITKLLPGWKPSFYLSSGTASPCAEFSASANCETLTPCPWDSFLTSDSALGVATESVSALSTSLRECVIQAPDCSDNEYLSFLEDQESQASVVSEILVEETSTKNAKPSEDADLNINRTCKDLGGYISEDFQLQDTYDDEFNSSRNERSTEECIPINEFMKASGLSFSNLSRESTFMCLPSSCSSQSIASKDLDVELKLELDAVEAQYRHWFQELSRMRDEELEATKKRWMAKKKLVVQ